The genomic window ATAAATTTAAGAAGGTTTTTAAAGTTAAAAATCCTCCAGGATATATATCTGATGAAGCTATAGAAAGTATTAAATATCTCTCTAAATTAAATGATAGAGATGTTGCTTTAATAGTTGATGGAGAAGAAGATTTATTAACAATATTAGTTATAAAGTATTTTCCCATAGGTACATATGTTTTATATGGTTTACCTGATAAAGGTATGGTAGTTTTAAAAATAAACAGTAAGTTAAAACAAAAGATAGAGGAAATATTAAAAAAATTTGAAAAAGTTTAAAGGTGAGAGGTT from Methanocaldococcus villosus KIN24-T80 includes these protein-coding regions:
- a CDS encoding GTP-dependent dephospho-CoA kinase family protein; the encoded protein is MLKLPNYLREELRKPFGKVYKTIPNINGDIVTVGDIVTKTLIEKNIIPKLSIIDKKTKRNIPVEINHKFKKVFKVKNPPGYISDEAIESIKYLSKLNDRDVALIVDGEEDLLTILVIKYFPIGTYVLYGLPDKGMVVLKINSKLKQKIEEILKKFEKV